A DNA window from Bradyrhizobium sp. CCBAU 53421 contains the following coding sequences:
- a CDS encoding DUF983 domain-containing protein, producing MTETVSLPKAMLRGFTMKCPNCGRGHLFGRFLKVADHCEVCGEDFTPQRADDFPAYLVIVVVGHVVVPALLWMEMTYAPPAWLQLAIWLPFTLFSALGLLQPTKGAIVGLQWQLGMEGFAATRRVAAPARVRTNAGSVGRISEA from the coding sequence ATGACCGAGACGGTTTCCCTGCCAAAGGCGATGTTGCGCGGCTTCACCATGAAGTGCCCGAACTGCGGGCGCGGCCATCTGTTCGGCCGCTTCCTCAAGGTTGCCGATCATTGCGAGGTCTGCGGCGAGGACTTCACCCCGCAGCGCGCGGATGACTTTCCGGCCTATCTCGTCATCGTCGTGGTCGGCCACGTCGTGGTGCCGGCGCTGCTCTGGATGGAAATGACCTACGCGCCGCCGGCCTGGCTGCAACTGGCGATCTGGTTGCCGTTCACGCTGTTCAGCGCACTCGGATTGTTGCAGCCGACCAAGGGCGCGATCGTCGGATTGCAGTGGCAGCTCGGGATGGAGGGATTTGCGGCAACGCGGCGGGTTGCTGCGCCGGCGCGGGTGCGAACCAACGCCGGTTCCGTAGGGCGGATTAGCGAAGCGTAA
- a CDS encoding PLP-dependent aminotransferase family protein produces MDWIPTVSEWHGPMFLRIVDALAADIASGRLVRGQRLPTHRALATALGIDLTTVTRAYGEARRRGLLDARVGQGTFVSETTARAASDLPAPVNIDLSMNLPPQPVEANLDLRIAQGLANIRSEAGFSAYLGYTRPGGTAEEREAGAAWLQPRVPNASADRIVIYPGSQAIIFNALLALTSPGDVVVTEALTFPGIKAAAARLDVRLVGVAMDSEGARPDALDEACRKHKPKVVYLVPTQQNPTTATMGAVRRKAIADIIRKRGCVLIEDDVYGPLEPQMAPIATLIPERTYLAASIAKCIAPALRVAYLLAPDASAEQRMRAGMQATMQMPPSLMVALVTQWLRSGVATEIIRAIRNEAAARQQLASRFLKGVSYAARPASHHLWMPLPKHFDGTDLLSHLMRNGLAVVGEDAFAAGDAAPRGLRVSLGAARNRAELSQALQVLSNAVRTPVGATQIV; encoded by the coding sequence ATGGATTGGATCCCTACAGTTTCGGAATGGCACGGCCCGATGTTCCTGCGCATCGTCGATGCGCTGGCCGCCGACATCGCGAGCGGGCGTCTGGTGCGCGGCCAGCGGCTGCCGACCCACCGCGCGCTGGCGACCGCGCTCGGCATCGACCTCACCACGGTGACGCGCGCCTATGGCGAGGCGCGGCGGCGCGGGCTGCTCGATGCCCGGGTCGGCCAGGGCACCTTCGTCTCCGAGACCACCGCGCGCGCGGCGTCCGATCTGCCGGCGCCCGTCAACATCGACCTTTCGATGAACCTGCCGCCGCAACCGGTCGAGGCCAATCTCGACCTGCGCATCGCGCAGGGACTTGCCAACATCCGTTCCGAGGCCGGATTTTCAGCCTATCTCGGTTATACGCGTCCGGGCGGCACCGCCGAGGAACGCGAGGCCGGCGCCGCATGGCTGCAGCCGCGCGTGCCGAACGCATCGGCCGACCGCATCGTGATCTATCCGGGTTCGCAGGCGATCATCTTCAACGCCCTGCTGGCGCTGACCTCGCCCGGCGATGTCGTGGTGACGGAGGCGTTGACGTTTCCCGGCATCAAGGCCGCGGCGGCGCGGCTCGATGTCCGCCTGGTCGGCGTTGCGATGGACAGCGAGGGCGCGAGGCCCGACGCGCTGGATGAGGCCTGCCGCAAGCACAAGCCGAAGGTGGTCTATCTGGTGCCGACGCAGCAGAACCCGACCACGGCGACGATGGGCGCTGTCAGGCGCAAGGCGATCGCCGACATCATCAGGAAGCGCGGCTGCGTCCTGATCGAGGACGACGTCTACGGCCCGCTCGAGCCGCAAATGGCGCCGATCGCCACGTTGATTCCGGAACGCACCTACCTTGCCGCGAGCATCGCCAAATGCATCGCGCCGGCCTTGCGGGTCGCCTATCTGCTGGCGCCGGATGCGAGCGCCGAGCAGCGGATGCGCGCCGGCATGCAGGCCACCATGCAGATGCCGCCATCCTTGATGGTCGCGCTGGTCACGCAATGGCTGCGCTCCGGCGTCGCCACTGAGATCATCCGCGCGATCCGCAACGAGGCGGCCGCGCGCCAGCAGCTCGCGTCCCGCTTCCTCAAGGGCGTCAGCTACGCGGCGCGGCCGGCGAGCCACCATCTCTGGATGCCGCTGCCGAAACATTTCGACGGCACCGACCTGCTGTCGCATCTGATGCGCAATGGCCTCGCCGTGGTCGGCGAAGACGCCTTCGCGGCCGGCGATGCCGCGCCGCGCGGCCTACGTGTCTCGCTCGGCGCCGCGCGCAACCGTGCCGAACTGAGCCAGGCGCTGCAGGTGCTGTCGAATGCCGTGCGTACGCCGGTCGGCGCCACGCAAATTGTATGA
- a CDS encoding serine hydrolase domain-containing protein has translation MSGRVDRAARPSVRTLRRAATALFCLALVISGAARASDAPAPSPDKLERITAFFDNEVATGKIPGAAILIQQHGKPVYLKTFGYRDVTTKSPMRPDTMFALHSMTKPITNTAAMMLVDEGRLSPQDPLSKYIPAFADVKVGIEPDGGNDLSKLELVPPIRPVTIEDLMRHTSGITYEYIGADWIQKLYRAGHLFDGKFDNKEFVARLAKLPLSRQPGTMWRYGHSTDVLGRVIEIVAGKTLYQFEKERIFDPLKMNDTRYVLDAETERTRLAEPLPSDTILIEGENDRRAHPEWESGGGGLVSTILDYARFAQMLLNGGELDGKRYLSPAAFRTMTTDHVGPGSGVGRDYWYFPGDGFGYGYGIAVRTDPGIAKPPPPGSIGELKWDSGSGTYFGVDPKLDMIYIMLEQTQNERQRITPAFRKLVYDAFSPD, from the coding sequence ATGTCGGGCAGAGTTGATCGGGCAGCGCGGCCTTCCGTGCGAACGCTTCGTAGGGCTGCGACTGCGCTCTTCTGTCTTGCACTTGTCATATCCGGCGCGGCGCGCGCCTCTGATGCCCCTGCCCCATCGCCGGACAAGCTCGAACGCATCACCGCATTCTTCGACAACGAAGTTGCGACGGGAAAAATTCCAGGCGCCGCCATCCTGATCCAGCAGCACGGCAAGCCGGTCTATCTGAAGACCTTCGGATATCGCGACGTCACGACCAAGTCGCCGATGCGGCCGGACACCATGTTCGCGCTGCATTCGATGACCAAGCCGATCACCAACACCGCCGCGATGATGCTGGTCGACGAAGGCAGGCTGTCGCCGCAGGACCCGCTGTCGAAATACATTCCGGCGTTCGCCGACGTGAAGGTCGGCATCGAACCGGATGGCGGCAACGATCTGAGCAAGCTCGAGCTGGTGCCGCCGATCCGCCCGGTCACGATCGAGGACCTGATGCGGCACACCTCGGGCATCACTTACGAATATATCGGCGCCGACTGGATCCAGAAGCTCTACCGCGCCGGACATCTGTTCGACGGCAAGTTCGACAACAAGGAATTCGTCGCGCGGCTGGCCAAGCTGCCGCTGTCGCGGCAGCCCGGCACGATGTGGCGCTACGGTCATTCCACCGACGTGCTCGGCCGGGTGATCGAGATCGTCGCGGGCAAGACGCTCTATCAGTTCGAGAAGGAGCGCATCTTCGATCCCCTCAAGATGAACGACACCAGATACGTGCTCGATGCCGAGACCGAGCGGACTCGGCTGGCCGAGCCGCTGCCCTCGGACACCATCCTGATCGAGGGGGAAAACGACCGGCGCGCGCATCCGGAGTGGGAATCCGGCGGCGGCGGTCTGGTGTCGACCATTCTCGATTATGCGCGCTTCGCACAGATGCTGCTCAATGGCGGCGAGCTCGACGGCAAGCGCTATCTCAGCCCCGCCGCCTTCAGGACCATGACGACCGACCATGTCGGGCCGGGCTCCGGCGTCGGCCGCGACTACTGGTACTTCCCCGGCGACGGTTTCGGTTATGGCTACGGCATTGCCGTGCGCACCGATCCCGGCATTGCCAAGCCGCCGCCCCCCGGCTCGATCGGCGAGTTGAAATGGGACAGCGGCAGCGGGACCTATTTCGGCGTCGATCCGAAACTCGACATGATCTACATCATGCTCGAGCAGACCCAGAACGAACGCCAGCGCATCACGCCGGCATTCCGCAAGCTGGTCTACGACGCGTTCAGCCCGGATTGA
- a CDS encoding rhodanese-like domain-containing protein produces the protein MTVSLVTPQNIRATLLLRQEIALLDVRHEAEFATGHPLFAANMAADRIALEAELRLPRKDVPIVLYDDGEGLVAAAAAGLRTLGYSNVAALADGLQGWKAAGYEVFEDVNSYAKAFGELVESRRHTPSLSADEVAALISDKANIAILDVRRFDEYATMNIPGSVSVPGAELVLRAGRAAPDPDTTIIVNCAGRTRSIIGTQSLINAGLPNKVRALRNGTIGWTLAKHDLEHGAGKRGSIGPFEGAAGNARDVAYRAGVRHIGAAELAALEKDAQRTLYRFDVRDAEEYAAGHLAGFRHYAGGQLVQEIDMAAPVRGARIVLTDDRSIRADMTASWLAQMGWEVYVLDGGYDGGLEAGPPRVVPRPDPAHRYRRPYEGTGVVETAMQAYLDWEYGLVEQLRRDATHGFYVI, from the coding sequence ATGACAGTTTCGCTCGTCACGCCCCAGAACATCCGTGCAACGCTTCTGCTGCGCCAGGAGATCGCGCTGCTCGACGTCAGGCACGAGGCGGAATTCGCCACCGGCCATCCGCTGTTTGCCGCCAACATGGCGGCGGACCGGATCGCGCTCGAAGCCGAGCTTCGCTTGCCGCGCAAGGACGTGCCGATCGTGCTCTATGACGATGGTGAGGGCCTGGTCGCTGCCGCGGCCGCCGGGTTGCGTACCCTGGGCTACAGCAACGTCGCGGCGCTTGCCGATGGCTTGCAGGGCTGGAAGGCCGCCGGCTACGAGGTGTTCGAGGATGTCAATTCCTACGCCAAGGCCTTTGGCGAGCTGGTCGAGTCGCGCAGGCACACGCCGTCGCTGAGCGCCGATGAGGTCGCCGCGCTGATCTCGGACAAGGCCAACATCGCGATCCTCGATGTCCGCCGCTTCGACGAATATGCCACCATGAACATCCCGGGCTCGGTCAGCGTGCCCGGCGCCGAGCTGGTGCTGCGGGCAGGGCGCGCGGCGCCCGATCCCGACACCACGATCATCGTCAACTGTGCCGGCCGCACCCGCTCGATCATCGGCACGCAATCCCTGATCAATGCCGGGCTGCCGAACAAGGTGCGGGCGCTGCGCAACGGCACGATCGGCTGGACGCTCGCCAAACACGATCTCGAACACGGCGCCGGCAAGCGCGGCAGCATCGGGCCGTTCGAAGGCGCGGCCGGCAATGCCCGCGACGTCGCCTATCGCGCCGGCGTCCGTCACATCGGCGCCGCTGAACTCGCCGCGCTGGAGAAGGACGCCCAGCGCACGCTGTATCGCTTCGACGTCCGCGACGCGGAGGAGTACGCCGCCGGTCATCTCGCCGGCTTCCGTCATTATGCCGGCGGCCAGCTGGTGCAGGAAATCGACATGGCCGCGCCGGTGCGCGGCGCGCGCATCGTGCTGACCGACGACAGGAGCATCCGCGCCGACATGACGGCGTCCTGGCTCGCGCAGATGGGCTGGGAGGTCTATGTGCTCGACGGCGGCTATGACGGCGGGCTCGAAGCCGGTCCGCCGCGCGTCGTGCCGCGGCCCGATCCCGCGCACCGTTACCGGCGCCCCTATGAAGGCACCGGCGTCGTGGAAACGGCGATGCAGGCCTATCTCGATTGGGAGTACGGCCTGGTCGAGCAGCTGCGCCGCGACGCGACGCACGGGTTCTATGTGATCTGA
- the glgC gene encoding glucose-1-phosphate adenylyltransferase, whose protein sequence is MRSVGNEPLSRHALAFVLAGGRGSRLQELTDRRAKPAVYFGGKSRIIDFALSNAVNSGIRRIAVATQYKAHSLIRHLQGGWNFFRPERNESFDILPASQRVSETMWYVGTADAVYQNIDIIEAHGTKYILVLAGDHVYKMDYEIMLKQHVESGADVTVGCLEMPRAESSGFGIMHIDETGLIQSFLEKPADPPPMPGKPDKSLASMGIYVFNSEFLFDELRRDAADPNSAHDFGKDIIPYIVKHGRAIAHQFNDSCVRSGDDPRAYWRDAGTVDAYWGANIDLTDVVPELDLYDRSWPIWTYAEITPPAKFVHDEEGRRGQAVTSLVSGACIISGASLRRSLLFTGVHVNSYANVENAVIMPYVNVGRGARLRNVVIDRGVRIPEGLVVGEDPAFDGKRFRTTENGITLITQAMIDRLET, encoded by the coding sequence ATGAGATCAGTCGGAAATGAACCATTGTCGCGTCACGCCCTCGCTTTCGTGCTGGCCGGCGGACGCGGCAGCAGACTTCAGGAGCTCACCGACAGGCGCGCCAAGCCGGCGGTGTATTTCGGCGGCAAATCCCGCATCATCGATTTCGCGCTCTCCAATGCGGTGAACTCCGGCATCCGCCGCATCGCGGTGGCGACCCAGTACAAGGCGCACAGCCTGATCCGGCATCTGCAGGGCGGCTGGAACTTCTTCCGGCCGGAACGAAACGAGAGCTTCGATATCCTGCCCGCAAGCCAGCGCGTCTCCGAGACGATGTGGTATGTCGGCACGGCGGATGCGGTCTATCAGAACATAGACATCATCGAGGCGCACGGCACCAAGTACATTTTGGTGCTGGCCGGCGACCATGTGTACAAGATGGACTACGAGATCATGCTGAAGCAGCATGTCGAGAGCGGCGCCGACGTCACGGTCGGCTGCCTCGAGATGCCGCGGGCGGAATCCTCCGGCTTCGGCATCATGCATATCGACGAGACCGGCCTGATCCAGTCGTTCCTGGAGAAGCCGGCCGATCCGCCGCCGATGCCCGGCAAGCCCGACAAGTCGCTGGCCAGCATGGGCATCTATGTCTTCAATTCGGAATTCCTGTTCGACGAATTGCGCCGTGATGCCGCCGACCCGAACTCGGCCCACGATTTCGGCAAGGACATCATTCCCTATATCGTCAAGCACGGCCGCGCGATCGCGCATCAGTTCAACGATTCCTGCGTCCGCTCCGGCGACGATCCGCGCGCCTATTGGCGCGATGCCGGCACCGTCGACGCCTATTGGGGCGCCAACATCGATCTCACCGACGTGGTCCCCGAGCTCGATCTGTATGACCGGTCATGGCCGATCTGGACCTATGCCGAGATCACACCGCCGGCGAAGTTCGTCCACGACGAGGAAGGCCGCCGTGGCCAGGCGGTCACCTCGCTGGTCTCGGGCGCCTGCATCATCTCGGGCGCGTCGCTGCGACGCTCGCTGCTGTTCACCGGCGTCCATGTCAATTCCTACGCCAATGTCGAGAATGCGGTGATCATGCCCTATGTGAATGTCGGCCGCGGCGCGCGGCTCAGAAACGTCGTGATCGATCGCGGCGTGCGGATTCCGGAGGGGCTCGTCGTCGGCGAGGATCCCGCATTCGACGGCAAGCGCTTCCGCACCACCGAGAACGGGATTACGCTGATCACGCAGGCGATGATCGACAGGCTCGAGACATGA
- the glgA gene encoding glycogen synthase GlgA has translation MTQLRVLAVASEIYPIVKTGGLADVAGALPAALQQHGVTTRTLVPGYPAVLNALTAAETLLHWGEFYGGPIRVLGGSHDGLDLLALDAPHLYARLGNPYVGPDGRDWPDNGIRFAALSRMAAEIGRGAIASFVPDIVHAHDWQAGLAPAYLHYAGQPRPGTVMTVHNLAYQGQFSPDMLATFGLPGEAYSLHGVEYYGTISLLKAGLQFADRITTVSPTYAQEIQSDEGGMGLGGLLRERADVLSGILNGIDIDVWNPATDPDIAARFSAGQMAERAANKAALQRRFGLDPAPDAMLLGVISRLSWQKGLDLLLDNIPTLLGEGIQLALLGSGDRDLQDRYAALARDNPGRIAVVIGYDEALAHLIQAGSDALAVPSRFEPCGLTQLCALRYGAVPIVANVGGLADTVLGFDEAAITGSAATGVKFAPVTSEALAHGLRTANLLFNDKVTWRRLQQAGMATDVSWHNRAGRYAALYRELAAARG, from the coding sequence ATGACGCAACTGCGCGTCCTCGCGGTCGCTTCGGAAATCTACCCGATCGTCAAGACCGGCGGCCTCGCCGACGTGGCCGGCGCGCTGCCGGCGGCGCTGCAGCAGCACGGCGTCACGACGCGGACGCTGGTGCCCGGCTATCCGGCTGTGCTGAACGCGCTGACCGCGGCGGAGACGCTGCTGCACTGGGGCGAGTTCTACGGCGGGCCGATCCGCGTGCTCGGCGGCAGCCATGACGGCCTCGATCTGCTCGCGCTCGACGCGCCGCACCTCTATGCGCGTCTCGGCAATCCCTATGTCGGCCCCGACGGTCGCGACTGGCCCGACAACGGCATCCGCTTCGCGGCGCTGTCGCGAATGGCCGCCGAAATCGGCCGCGGTGCGATCGCCTCCTTCGTCCCCGACATCGTGCACGCGCATGACTGGCAGGCCGGCCTCGCGCCGGCCTATCTGCATTATGCCGGGCAGCCGCGGCCGGGCACGGTGATGACCGTGCACAACCTCGCCTATCAAGGGCAATTCTCGCCGGACATGCTCGCGACATTCGGCCTGCCGGGCGAGGCCTATTCGCTGCACGGCGTCGAATATTACGGCACCATCAGCCTCTTGAAGGCCGGCCTGCAATTCGCCGACCGTATCACCACGGTGTCGCCGACCTATGCGCAGGAGATCCAGAGCGACGAAGGCGGCATGGGGCTCGGCGGCCTGCTGCGCGAACGCGCCGACGTGCTGAGCGGCATCCTCAACGGCATCGACATCGACGTGTGGAATCCGGCCACCGATCCCGATATCGCCGCGCGGTTCAGCGCCGGGCAGATGGCGGAGCGCGCCGCCAACAAGGCGGCGCTGCAGCGGCGCTTCGGGCTCGATCCGGCGCCGGATGCGATGCTGCTCGGCGTCATCAGCCGGCTGTCATGGCAGAAGGGCCTCGACCTGCTGCTCGACAACATCCCGACATTGCTCGGCGAGGGCATTCAGCTCGCGCTGCTCGGCAGCGGCGATCGCGATCTGCAAGATCGCTACGCCGCGCTGGCGCGCGACAATCCCGGGCGGATCGCGGTCGTGATCGGCTACGACGAGGCGCTGGCGCATCTGATCCAGGCAGGCTCCGATGCGCTCGCAGTGCCGTCGCGCTTCGAGCCGTGCGGCCTCACCCAGCTCTGTGCGCTGCGCTACGGCGCGGTCCCGATCGTTGCCAATGTCGGGGGTCTCGCCGACACCGTGCTGGGCTTCGACGAAGCCGCGATCACCGGTAGCGCGGCAACCGGCGTCAAGTTCGCACCCGTGACCTCGGAAGCGCTCGCCCACGGCTTGCGCACGGCGAACCTGCTGTTCAACGACAAGGTGACCTGGCGCCGGCTGCAGCAGGCCGGCATGGCCACCGATGTGTCCTGGCACAATCGCGCCGGCCGCTACGCCGCGCTCTACCGCGAGCTCGCTGCCGCGCGAGGCTAG
- a CDS encoding serine hydrolase, with the protein MRQWLFVRIATVLLAVAASVLTAARADSDMDAQIRDIVAAELAPTATAADPGGLVAAVYAGGRVAFFNYGFADTAAERPVTSDTLFNLASLRKLFEATLVALGTERGELRLDDPVGKYLPELHGGTIGRITIGELVDHTSGLLLPTDHPPWPNESFSRDQFIAMLNAWTPPAGEQPGKQRIYSHAGYVLLQLVLEQRYRMPIATLIESRILKPLGMTSTFVPDRGEDNRAAVAPEIMQRMVQGYSHDGTAIGPPGNQQSYYDFPGTGQMFSSARDLGMLLRACLDGAVIDPELRAALQMTMRESFRVDAKFGQAMAWEHVRLDGVTVIDKPGGLNNASAYIGLVPARRFGIVLLANRGDYPHEIARYRILPALARL; encoded by the coding sequence ATGAGACAATGGCTCTTCGTCCGGATCGCGACCGTCCTGCTCGCCGTTGCCGCCAGCGTGCTGACGGCGGCGCGGGCTGATTCCGACATGGATGCGCAGATCAGGGACATCGTCGCGGCGGAACTGGCGCCGACCGCGACCGCGGCCGATCCGGGCGGCCTTGTCGCGGCGGTCTATGCCGGTGGCCGGGTCGCCTTCTTCAACTACGGCTTCGCTGACACGGCGGCCGAGCGGCCGGTCACCTCGGACACGCTGTTCAACCTCGCCTCGCTGCGCAAGCTGTTCGAGGCAACGCTGGTTGCGCTCGGCACCGAGCGCGGCGAATTGCGGCTGGACGATCCCGTCGGCAAATATCTGCCCGAGTTGCACGGTGGCACTATTGGCCGCATCACCATCGGCGAGCTCGTCGACCATACATCCGGGCTGCTGCTGCCGACCGATCATCCGCCCTGGCCGAACGAGAGCTTCAGCCGCGATCAGTTCATCGCGATGCTCAATGCCTGGACGCCTCCGGCAGGCGAGCAGCCGGGCAAGCAGCGCATCTACAGCCATGCCGGCTATGTCCTGCTGCAGCTGGTGCTGGAACAGCGCTATCGCATGCCGATCGCGACCTTGATCGAAAGCCGCATCCTCAAGCCGCTCGGGATGACCTCGACCTTCGTTCCTGATCGTGGCGAGGACAACCGTGCGGCGGTGGCGCCGGAGATCATGCAGCGCATGGTCCAGGGCTACTCGCACGACGGCACGGCGATCGGTCCACCCGGCAATCAGCAGAGCTATTACGATTTTCCCGGCACCGGTCAGATGTTCTCGTCGGCGCGCGATCTCGGCATGCTGCTGCGCGCCTGCCTCGACGGCGCGGTGATCGATCCCGAATTGCGCGCGGCATTGCAGATGACCATGCGTGAGAGCTTTCGTGTCGATGCGAAGTTCGGGCAGGCGATGGCGTGGGAGCATGTGCGGCTGGACGGTGTCACCGTCATCGACAAGCCCGGCGGTCTCAATAATGCCTCGGCCTATATCGGCCTGGTGCCGGCGCGCAGGTTCGGCATCGTGCTGCTCGCCAATCGCGGCGACTATCCGCACGAGATCGCGCGCTACAGGATTCTGCCGGCACTCGCGCGGCTCTAA
- a CDS encoding fused MFS/spermidine synthase codes for MTALELSTASPASSAVRHRILPILFFFSGIPALVYQLTWQRSLFRIFGVNTESVTIVVTAFMLGLGLGSLAGGWITRRRAVQPLLLLGIIELLTAAFGVVSLAIFEWIGDLALDWSLPAIGAVNLLLVLIPTLLMGATLPILVSHLVRTSGQTAHSVGLLYYVNTLGASAACLLCAVVIFPHLGMHMAVHIAAGINVAVAVGAFIAHHRRKQLDDTSIVPQRLRTAQPILSMPFVMLLAAVGGFVSLSYEIFLFRTVSFASGSSSMAFAFVLCGFLAGVAGGAYNAAHVCARLSPAEAMGEAAKGLIWANAAGAAFLPLANQSAGLGIGTILVVLAGIYLIARQWGALLPFLSHFGIAADDRAGMQTALLYSANIAGCASGAVVTGFVLTNYLGLQQISMLLLGIGTLCALLLIYRSPAVAGVRARAAAIAVAVLCAGTIVAPPLSRHLFENLQTHAISGQTFASVVENRSGVITVDADGAVYGNGMYDGRFNTSLKSDRNGVIRAYALSLFHPAPRDVLMIGLASGSWAQVIANNPSVEQLTIVEINPGYTQLIAERPEVQSLLHHPKVTIIADDGRRWLRRHPGQQFDAVVSNTTWNFRANATNLLSVEFLELVSGHLNPGGIVFYNTTSSRRMQKTACTVFPYGARFTNHMVASNAPLDWNYARWRAVLDAYTIDGKRQFNPAGKTDREFLDELMDEFRLDGDMIEQCPALLSRTKDQVLVTDDNMGTEWRYYLGLE; via the coding sequence GTGACTGCCCTTGAACTGTCGACGGCGAGCCCGGCCTCATCAGCTGTGCGCCATCGGATCCTGCCGATCCTGTTCTTCTTCTCCGGAATCCCCGCACTCGTTTACCAGCTCACCTGGCAACGAAGCCTGTTCCGCATCTTCGGGGTCAATACGGAATCCGTCACCATCGTCGTGACCGCGTTCATGCTGGGCCTGGGGCTCGGCAGCCTTGCCGGCGGATGGATCACGCGGCGGCGCGCCGTGCAGCCCTTGCTGCTGCTCGGCATCATCGAGCTGCTCACTGCGGCCTTTGGCGTCGTGTCGCTCGCGATCTTCGAATGGATCGGCGACCTCGCGCTCGACTGGTCGTTGCCGGCCATCGGCGCCGTCAACCTGTTGCTGGTGCTGATCCCGACGCTTCTGATGGGCGCGACGCTGCCGATCCTGGTCTCGCACCTCGTGAGAACGTCGGGACAGACGGCCCATTCGGTCGGCCTTCTCTATTACGTCAACACGCTGGGGGCCTCGGCGGCCTGCCTGCTTTGCGCCGTCGTCATCTTTCCCCATCTCGGGATGCACATGGCAGTGCACATCGCGGCGGGGATCAATGTCGCGGTCGCCGTCGGTGCGTTCATCGCCCATCATCGGCGCAAGCAACTGGACGACACGAGCATCGTCCCGCAACGTCTGCGAACGGCGCAGCCCATCCTTTCGATGCCGTTTGTGATGTTGCTTGCCGCGGTCGGCGGCTTCGTCTCGCTGTCCTACGAGATATTCCTGTTTCGGACCGTGTCGTTTGCCTCGGGATCGAGCTCGATGGCGTTCGCCTTCGTGCTCTGCGGTTTTCTGGCGGGCGTTGCCGGCGGCGCCTACAATGCGGCGCATGTCTGCGCGCGGCTTTCTCCGGCGGAAGCGATGGGGGAGGCTGCCAAGGGCTTGATCTGGGCCAATGCCGCGGGCGCGGCCTTTCTGCCGCTCGCGAACCAGTCGGCGGGCCTCGGTATCGGAACCATTCTGGTCGTGCTCGCGGGGATCTACCTGATCGCGCGGCAATGGGGTGCGCTGCTGCCGTTCCTCTCGCATTTCGGCATTGCGGCGGACGATCGGGCCGGCATGCAGACGGCATTGCTCTACAGCGCGAACATCGCCGGATGCGCCAGCGGTGCCGTCGTCACCGGCTTCGTGCTGACAAACTACCTCGGTCTGCAGCAGATCAGCATGTTGCTGCTCGGGATCGGCACCCTGTGCGCGCTGCTGCTGATCTACCGATCACCCGCCGTGGCCGGTGTGCGGGCGAGGGCGGCTGCGATCGCTGTTGCGGTTCTGTGCGCGGGAACGATTGTCGCGCCGCCGCTCTCGCGGCACCTGTTCGAAAATCTTCAGACCCATGCGATCTCCGGTCAGACCTTCGCCAGCGTGGTCGAGAACCGGAGCGGCGTGATTACCGTCGACGCCGATGGTGCGGTCTATGGCAACGGCATGTATGACGGTCGCTTCAACACCAGCCTGAAATCCGATCGCAATGGCGTCATCCGCGCCTATGCGCTCAGCCTGTTTCACCCGGCGCCGCGCGACGTGCTGATGATCGGACTGGCATCGGGGTCGTGGGCGCAGGTCATCGCGAACAATCCGTCGGTCGAGCAGCTCACCATTGTGGAGATCAATCCGGGCTACACCCAACTGATTGCCGAGCGCCCCGAGGTGCAATCGCTGCTGCATCATCCCAAGGTCACGATCATCGCCGACGACGGACGCCGATGGTTGCGCCGCCACCCGGGACAGCAGTTCGATGCGGTCGTCTCCAACACGACCTGGAACTTCCGCGCCAACGCGACGAACCTGCTCTCGGTCGAGTTTCTCGAGCTGGTCAGCGGTCATCTCAATCCCGGCGGTATCGTGTTCTACAACACGACCTCATCGCGGCGGATGCAGAAGACGGCATGCACCGTGTTTCCCTATGGGGCGCGATTCACCAACCACATGGTGGCCTCGAACGCTCCGCTCGACTGGAACTATGCCCGCTGGCGGGCGGTGCTGGACGCCTACACGATCGACGGAAAGCGCCAGTTCAATCCGGCCGGCAAGACCGATCGTGAATTCCTCGACGAGCTGATGGACGAGTTCCGCCTCGATGGCGACATGATCGAGCAGTGCCCGGCCCTGCTGTCGCGAACGAAGGACCAGGTCCTCGTCACCGACGACAACATGGGAACCGAGTGGCGCTACTATCTCGGTCTGGAGTAG